From the genome of Lotus japonicus ecotype B-129 chromosome 6, LjGifu_v1.2, one region includes:
- the LOC130724422 gene encoding probable glycosyltransferase At3g07620: MGQEFLSLFHLETKRLLWLIGFTFAVIITFQYLEIIPYGNAVLSLFSADKIPTSTSPSPKLEIVSNATTIGSLPNKSILFDESDNITRTGFSNLTNGSGAINITPEKAPAHLTPPPSSPATNETTSAVLSTNDDKEPSKVTSVSEMTKLLLQTHASNRSMRPRWFSAVDQELVQARLEIENAPIIENDPDLYAPIYQNVSMFKRSYELMEETLKVYVYREGDKPILHSPSLTGIYASEGWFMRHMEADYQTFATQDPNKAHLFYLPFSSRRLLQTLYVKGEESHSFDIMVQYLHDYVDRISRKHPFWNRTGGADHFLVGCHDWVPAETKERLSNCIRALCNADVKQGFVFGKDVSLPETLVHTASHPARDIGGYPPTQRTTLAFFAGRMHGYVRPILLQHWENKDPDMKIFGKLPKVQGNRNYIEYMKSSKYCICAKGYEVNSPRVVEAISFECVPVIISDDFVPPFFEVLNWESFAVIVLEKDIPNLKNILLSIPDKRYLTMLKRVKKVQQHFLWHKHVPVKYDVFHMILHSIWYNRVFSATGR, from the exons ATGGGTCAAGAATTTTTGTCCTTGTTTCATCTGGAAACAAAGAGATTACTATGGCTTATTGGTTTTACTTTTGCTGTGATCATTACTTTTCAGTATCTTGAGATAATTCCATATGGTAATGCTGTACTCTCTCTATTCTCTGCGGATAAGATACCAACATCTACATCTCCATCACCTAAATTGGAAATTGTTAGCAATGCAACAACAATTGGAAGCCTACCAAACAAATCTATACTATTTGATGAGTCTGATAACATTACTAGGACAGGTTTTAGTAATTTGACAAATGGTTCTGGAGCAATAAACATTACACCTGAAAAGGCACCAGCACATTTAACTCCTCCACCTTCTAGTCCTGCAACAAATGAGACCACTTCTGCAGTGTTATCAACAAATGATGACAAAGAGCCTTCTAAGGTCACATCTGTATCTGAAATGACCAAGTTATTGCTTCAAACTCATGCTTCCAATCGTTCTATG AGGCCAAGGTGGTTTTCAGCTGTTGATCAAGAGTTAGTGCAGGCCAGATTAGAGATTGAAAATGCTCCAATCATAGAGAATGATCCAGATCTTTATGCTCCCATTTATCAAAATGTTTCCATGTTCAAGAG GAGCTATGAATTAATGGAAGAGACTCTCAAAGTGTATGTGTACAGAGAAGGAGATAAACCCATATTGCATTCACCATCTCTGACAGGAATATATGCTTCTGAGGGATGGTTCATGAGGCATATGGAAGCTGATTATCAAACATTTGCAACTCAAGACCCAAACAAGGCTCACCTCTTTTACTTACCTTTCAGTTCTCGTAGGCTATTGCAAACTTTGTATGTAAAGGGAGAAGAATCACATAGTTTTGACATCATGGTTCAATATCTTCATGATTACGTCGACCGGATTTCCCGGAAACATCCTTTCTGGAACCGAACTGGAGGTGCTGATCATTTCCTTGTTGGATGCCATGATTGG GTCCCAGCAGAAACAAAGGAGCGCCTATCTAACTGCATAAGGGCCCTGTGCAATGCTGATGTGAAACAAGGTTTTGTGTTTGGTAAGGACGTATCACTTCCTGAAACGTTGGTCCACACTGCTTCGCACCCTGCTAGGGACATTGGTGGATATCCACCTACACAGAGGACAACACTGGCCTTCTTCGCGGGGAGAATGCACGGTTATGTGAGGCCGATATTGCTGCAACACTGGGAGAATAAAGATCCTGACATGAAAATCTTTGGGAAATTGCCAAAGGTTCAGGGAAACAGGAACTACATTGAGTACATGAAGAGCAGCAAGTACTGCATTTGTGCCAAAGGGTATGAGGTGAACAGTCCGCGAGTTGTGGAAGCCATTTCCTTTGAGTGTGTTCCAGTTATTATATCTGATGATTTTGTGCCACCCTTTTTTGAGGTTTTGAATTGGGAGTCCTTTGCTGTTATTGTTTTGGAGAAGGACATTccaaatttgaaaaatatactACTTTCTATCCCTGATAAGAGGTATCTTACAATGCTCAAGAGGGTGAAAAAGGTACAACAGCATTTCCTTTGGCATAAGCACGTCCCTGTCAAGTATGATGTATTTCACATGATACTTCATTCTATATGGTACAATAGAGTCTTCTCTGCCACGGGTAGATAA